In the Leptotrichia sp. oral taxon 847 genome, one interval contains:
- a CDS encoding BglG family transcription antiterminator, with product MLNYRETEILNNLIKGKKYNFKLISEKYGVSDRAARYYINNIDSILRLLDYKITKKAKNSISLDTNQDFKNLLEILEKIHKLSMEDRISILKLILFFDEKGLNITKICEELEISRTTIKKDLKLMSKEFKMQKIELVYKNANGYRLNGNFRDILIKKIELLEKIFDSLNDKNSSKLVKAQVYRYFFKYIKQKNIENTKKFIVEIEKVMFLNINKESYNKIFSYVLILLNFEKIYENSNDLTAKKFLINTEEYKKIEKILKNILNKNEIKTEILIEITDLIMGININSLKNNSFEDWINEELIIKKMISKVSKIVKTDLTRDEILYNGLLYHIKPAMYRIKNNIQIKNSVFQELILEKDPILDVVNKAIKEIEGLFEVKFPEDEIALMGFHIKASIERNTSEKTKKVILICGLGYGSSKVLEQSLKENYDLDIVDVLPYYLIKTSMPNYANIDLILSTIDLEESYDIPVVKINPLLKEEDFILLSKYGIRKNITKISLKQLMEIIKNNTTIIDKSKLVNELKNKFENKINDDLLEVGIILKKMLNKNNFQFVNKVKDWKEAITKAGNILEENEIIRHDYISEMIKMIEKHGAYIIIEEGIAIPHAPISENVLKTGISLLVIKEKVLFPNGKGANIFLSFATANKTEHLGILNDLFELITKYNFIEKISKITKYEELEEYFRKELIC from the coding sequence ATGTTAAACTATAGGGAAACTGAAATATTAAATAACCTTATTAAAGGGAAAAAATATAATTTTAAATTAATATCTGAGAAATATGGAGTGTCAGACAGGGCAGCCAGATATTATATTAATAACATCGACAGCATTTTGCGGTTACTTGACTATAAGATTACTAAAAAGGCTAAAAATAGCATTTCTCTTGACACTAATCAGGATTTTAAAAATTTACTTGAGATTTTGGAAAAAATTCATAAATTATCTATGGAAGATAGGATAAGTATTTTAAAACTAATATTATTTTTTGATGAAAAAGGACTTAATATTACTAAAATATGTGAGGAGCTTGAAATTTCCAGAACGACAATAAAAAAAGATTTAAAATTAATGTCAAAAGAATTTAAAATGCAGAAAATTGAGCTAGTTTATAAAAATGCTAATGGTTATCGCCTTAATGGTAACTTTCGAGACATTCTCATAAAAAAAATTGAACTTTTGGAGAAAATATTTGACTCCCTTAATGATAAAAATTCTTCAAAATTAGTAAAGGCACAGGTTTATCGTTATTTTTTCAAATATATCAAACAAAAAAATATTGAAAATACAAAAAAATTTATTGTAGAAATTGAAAAAGTGATGTTTTTAAATATAAATAAGGAAAGCTATAATAAAATATTTTCTTATGTGTTAATTTTATTAAATTTCGAGAAAATTTATGAAAACAGCAATGATTTGACTGCAAAGAAATTTTTAATTAATACGGAAGAATACAAAAAAATTGAAAAAATTTTAAAAAATATTTTGAATAAAAATGAAATAAAGACTGAGATATTGATTGAAATAACAGATTTAATAATGGGAATAAATATAAACAGTTTAAAAAATAATTCGTTTGAAGACTGGATAAACGAGGAACTGATTATAAAAAAAATGATTTCCAAAGTGAGCAAAATTGTAAAAACTGACTTGACACGTGATGAAATACTATATAACGGGCTTTTATACCATATAAAACCTGCTATGTACAGAATAAAAAATAATATTCAAATTAAAAATTCGGTTTTTCAGGAATTAATTTTAGAAAAAGATCCTATTTTGGATGTAGTAAATAAAGCTATAAAGGAAATTGAAGGACTTTTTGAAGTAAAGTTTCCAGAAGATGAAATTGCTCTTATGGGCTTTCATATAAAGGCTTCCATTGAAAGAAACACTTCTGAAAAAACTAAAAAGGTTATATTAATTTGTGGACTGGGTTATGGCAGTTCAAAGGTGCTTGAACAAAGTTTAAAGGAAAATTATGACTTGGACATTGTGGATGTTTTGCCATACTACTTGATAAAAACTTCAATGCCTAATTATGCGAATATTGATTTAATCTTGTCTACTATTGACTTGGAAGAAAGTTATGATATTCCTGTTGTAAAAATAAATCCATTGCTTAAAGAGGAAGATTTTATTCTTTTGTCAAAATATGGAATACGAAAAAATATAACAAAAATTTCACTAAAACAGCTGATGGAAATAATAAAAAATAATACAACTATAATAGATAAAAGTAAACTTGTGAATGAACTAAAAAACAAATTTGAAAACAAAATTAATGATGATTTATTAGAAGTTGGAATTATTTTAAAAAAAATGCTTAACAAAAACAATTTTCAGTTTGTAAATAAAGTTAAAGATTGGAAAGAAGCGATAACTAAGGCAGGAAATATACTTGAAGAAAATGAAATTATACGACATGACTATATAAGCGAAATGATAAAAATGATTGAAAAGCACGGCGCTTATATCATTATTGAAGAAGGAATCGCAATTCCGCACGCACCAATTTCAGAAAATGTATTAAAAACGGGGATTTCATTATTAGTTATAAAAGAAAAAGTTCTATTTCCAAATGGAAAAGGCGCAAACATATTTTTAAGTTTTGCAACTGCCAACAAGACAGAGCATCTAGGCATTTTAAACGACTTATTTGAATTAATTACAAAATATAACTTTATTGAAAAAATCTCAAAAATAACTAAATATGAAGAATTAGAAGAATACTTCAGAAAGGAACTCATATGTTAG
- a CDS encoding PTS ascorbate transporter subunit IIC: MKGLLTLIVDILKVPSILVGLIAMIGLLVQKKPFTDIVKGTIKTILGFLVLGGGAGLVVSSLGPMGSMFEQGFHVQGIVPNNEAIVSMALKEYGTATALIMALGMFWNIFIARFTKLKYIFLTGHHTLYMACMIGIILKVGGFNGPLLIIIGSLTLGLVMAIFPALAQPYVRKITGSDDVGFGHFSTIGYVLSGFVGSLVGKGSKSTEEMKLPKNLSFLRDSSISISLTMMMIYLILALVAGKGYVEKELSGGDNYLVFAVIQAITFAAGVYIILSGVRLVLAEIVPAFVGFSEKLVPNAKPALDCPIVFPYAPNAVLIGFLCSFLGGIVGLFMLGMLKWTLILPGVVPHFFCGATAGVFGNATGGRRGASIGAFANGLLLTFLPVILLPVLGNLGFANTTFSDADFVTVGIVLGNMAKHISPVVISGIIVGITAILVAFGFVPSKKSK; the protein is encoded by the coding sequence ATGAAAGGCTTATTAACTCTTATTGTGGACATTTTAAAAGTTCCGTCAATTTTAGTTGGATTAATAGCAATGATTGGGTTATTAGTTCAGAAAAAACCATTTACAGACATAGTAAAAGGTACAATTAAAACTATTTTAGGATTTTTGGTATTAGGTGGGGGAGCAGGACTTGTTGTAAGTTCATTAGGGCCTATGGGTAGTATGTTTGAACAAGGATTTCACGTTCAAGGAATCGTTCCTAATAACGAAGCAATTGTGTCAATGGCATTAAAAGAATATGGTACAGCAACAGCACTAATAATGGCTCTTGGAATGTTCTGGAACATATTTATTGCAAGATTTACAAAATTAAAATATATTTTCCTTACAGGGCACCATACTTTGTATATGGCATGTATGATTGGAATAATATTAAAAGTTGGAGGATTTAACGGACCTTTATTAATAATCATCGGCTCACTTACTTTAGGACTTGTAATGGCGATATTTCCTGCGTTGGCACAACCTTATGTTAGAAAAATTACTGGAAGTGATGATGTTGGATTTGGGCATTTCAGCACAATAGGATATGTTTTATCAGGATTTGTCGGTTCTCTAGTTGGAAAAGGTTCAAAATCAACAGAAGAAATGAAATTGCCTAAAAACTTGAGTTTTTTAAGAGACAGCTCTATTTCAATCTCATTGACTATGATGATGATTTACTTAATTTTGGCATTAGTTGCAGGAAAAGGCTATGTTGAAAAGGAACTAAGCGGCGGAGATAATTATTTGGTATTTGCAGTTATTCAAGCTATAACATTTGCAGCGGGAGTTTATATTATTTTATCAGGTGTTAGACTTGTCCTTGCAGAAATAGTTCCAGCCTTTGTAGGATTTTCTGAAAAGCTTGTACCAAATGCAAAACCTGCGTTAGATTGCCCAATCGTATTCCCTTATGCGCCAAATGCTGTATTAATCGGATTTTTATGCAGCTTTTTAGGAGGAATTGTTGGATTATTTATGCTTGGTATGTTAAAATGGACTCTTATCTTACCAGGAGTAGTACCTCATTTCTTCTGTGGAGCGACAGCAGGTGTATTTGGAAACGCCACTGGTGGTAGAAGAGGAGCTTCAATTGGAGCCTTTGCAAATGGATTATTATTAACATTCTTACCTGTAATTTTATTACCAGTATTAGGAAATCTAGGATTTGCAAATACAACATTCTCTGATGCAGATTTTGTAACAGTAGGAATCGTATTAGGAAATATGGCAAAACATATATCTCCAGTAGTAATTTCTGGAATAATTGTTGGAATAACTGCTATTTTAGTAGCCTTTGGATTTGTACCTTCAAAAAAATCAAAATAA
- a CDS encoding LysR family transcriptional regulator has translation MTLQQLKYVVTVAEKGTLSDAAKELFVSQPALTKAIKELEDEMNISIFNRTNKGVIVSLEGDRFLGYARQVLEQTDLLEGEYKKGNKITRHFSVSAQHYSFAVNAFVDVIKKFGENKYDFTLRETQTNEIIEDVSKRKSEIGILYTSGANKTVIEKMIKRNNLKFIELFTAKPHVFISFNHPLAKKESISLEDLKKYPYLSFEQGDYNSFYFSEEILSTIDRDKNIKVRDRATLFNLAVGLNGYTVSTGIISKELNGENIIARPLEVDEYMKVGIIMQKNTKLSVYGKVYVEALKEHLKYTEIL, from the coding sequence ATGACATTACAACAATTAAAGTATGTAGTTACAGTCGCTGAAAAAGGGACATTGAGTGATGCTGCAAAAGAGCTTTTTGTTTCTCAACCAGCACTGACTAAGGCTATAAAAGAATTGGAAGATGAAATGAATATATCAATTTTTAACAGAACAAATAAGGGAGTGATTGTTTCTCTTGAGGGAGATAGATTTTTAGGGTATGCAAGACAGGTTTTGGAGCAGACAGATTTATTGGAGGGAGAGTATAAGAAGGGAAATAAGATAACTCGACATTTTTCAGTGTCTGCACAGCATTATTCGTTTGCAGTAAATGCTTTTGTGGATGTGATTAAGAAGTTTGGGGAAAATAAGTACGATTTTACGCTTAGGGAAACGCAGACTAATGAAATTATTGAAGATGTGAGTAAGAGAAAAAGTGAAATTGGGATTTTGTATACTTCAGGAGCGAATAAAACTGTGATTGAGAAAATGATAAAAAGAAATAATCTGAAATTTATTGAATTATTTACTGCAAAGCCGCATGTTTTTATCAGTTTTAATCATCCTTTGGCAAAAAAGGAAAGCATTAGTCTTGAAGACTTGAAGAAATATCCATATTTATCGTTTGAGCAAGGGGATTACAATTCGTTTTATTTTTCGGAAGAAATACTTAGCACGATTGATAGGGATAAAAATATAAAAGTTAGAGATAGAGCGACTTTGTTTAATTTAGCAGTCGGGCTTAACGGATATACTGTGAGTACTGGGATAATCAGTAAAGAATTAAATGGAGAAAATATTATTGCAAGACCGCTGGAAGTTGACGAATATATGAAAGTTGGAATTATAATGCAGAAAAATACCAAACTTAGTGTTTATGGAAAAGTTTATGTTGAGGCTTTGAAAGAGCATTTGAAATATACGGAAATTTTGTAA
- a CDS encoding PTS sugar transporter subunit IIB, whose amino-acid sequence MKIMAVCGSGLGSSFMVEMNIKKVLKKIGVEAEVEHSDLASALPGAADVFVMGKDIAESATVPADKLIVLDSIISMPELEEKLTDYFKK is encoded by the coding sequence ATGAAAATTATGGCAGTTTGTGGATCAGGATTAGGAAGCAGCTTTATGGTAGAAATGAACATTAAAAAGGTTCTTAAAAAAATTGGTGTAGAAGCTGAAGTTGAACATTCTGACTTGGCATCAGCACTTCCTGGAGCGGCAGATGTATTTGTAATGGGAAAGGATATTGCAGAAAGCGCAACAGTTCCAGCTGATAAATTAATTGTTTTAGACAGCATTATAAGTATGCCTGAACTGGAAGAAAAATTAACAGATTATTTCAAAAAATAA
- a CDS encoding DUF2207 domain-containing protein → MKSFNKQKLNNIFSIIFVFFTLFFLNTKLLIAEKITNYDVTVQINKNGTLTVNEVIDYEFDGAAKHGIYRDIPLRSKKNGVDIYKSYIKMNSIKRNALSEEYSTKNFNEGVRYRVGSADRFVENGVNRYEFNYVIYNAVFEKDGIYQVYFNAIGQFWKVPIEKATVNIKFGNGKPVTENEISKLDIFTGEYGQSGKDYIENLNNGTIEIKTNKVLQSYNGLSFRLNLKTDNINPTFLDKLQTLYYAHPLLAAGPVIIIFLAIYGFVTWYIFGRDVGKKAIVPEFNIPKDISAMYAAYIKGVREPKEILTIGVLSLLSKGYVEADDKKGDGKNVKYTLSDSKRSKPKLAEEEKIVFNALSDTGNIFKNERSLYKASNKILKLFENEYKRKVYRDNSIFNVAFIIGIVIVFIISTNANSGTEGLADNNFEVAYLVMVGCVFGIILNRVFLVLKNIYGSKSTFLKVVKWLVVLFMSAIYGVLNFIVIGIIMAMYTIYSKVIGRYTADGMRKKEYLDGMKMYIKTAEANQIMKFNDVDELVAYFKGILPYAVALGVKNEAIKLMKNTIKLYNFDENTYSYINRGVHFNTYDSFILANTVSRVYNNAYNKIREERFSTLRNDSGSSSGFGGGGFSSGGGFSGGGSGGGGGGSW, encoded by the coding sequence ATGAAAAGTTTTAACAAACAAAAATTAAATAATATTTTTTCAATAATTTTTGTATTTTTCACGTTATTTTTTTTAAATACAAAATTGTTAATTGCTGAAAAAATAACAAATTATGACGTTACAGTTCAGATAAATAAAAATGGGACTTTGACAGTAAATGAAGTGATTGACTATGAATTTGACGGTGCGGCAAAACATGGGATTTATAGGGATATTCCGTTACGTTCAAAGAAAAATGGGGTGGATATTTATAAATCTTACATAAAAATGAATTCGATAAAGAGAAATGCGCTTTCAGAAGAGTATTCAACAAAAAATTTTAATGAAGGAGTAAGATACAGAGTAGGTTCTGCAGACAGATTTGTGGAAAATGGCGTAAACAGATATGAGTTTAACTATGTGATATATAACGCAGTATTTGAAAAAGATGGAATTTATCAGGTATATTTTAATGCAATTGGGCAGTTTTGGAAAGTTCCTATTGAAAAAGCCACAGTGAATATAAAATTTGGAAATGGGAAGCCTGTGACAGAAAATGAAATTAGTAAACTAGATATTTTTACAGGTGAATACGGTCAAAGCGGAAAAGATTATATTGAAAATTTGAATAATGGAACTATTGAAATTAAAACAAACAAGGTTTTACAATCATATAATGGATTAAGTTTCCGTCTGAATTTAAAGACGGATAATATAAACCCAACATTTTTAGATAAACTTCAGACACTTTATTATGCTCACCCTTTACTTGCCGCAGGGCCTGTTATAATAATATTTCTAGCAATTTATGGCTTTGTAACATGGTATATATTTGGAAGAGATGTGGGTAAAAAGGCAATTGTTCCTGAATTTAACATACCTAAGGATATTTCAGCCATGTATGCGGCGTACATTAAAGGTGTAAGGGAACCTAAGGAAATATTGACAATCGGAGTGCTCTCTTTACTTTCTAAAGGTTATGTTGAAGCTGACGATAAAAAAGGTGATGGAAAAAATGTAAAATATACATTGTCTGACAGTAAAAGAAGCAAGCCTAAATTAGCAGAAGAAGAAAAGATTGTCTTTAATGCACTTTCTGATACAGGGAACATATTCAAAAATGAAAGAAGCCTTTATAAAGCTTCAAATAAAATATTGAAATTGTTTGAAAATGAATATAAAAGGAAAGTTTACAGGGATAACAGTATTTTTAATGTTGCATTTATTATCGGTATAGTCATAGTTTTTATAATTTCGACAAATGCAAATAGTGGAACAGAAGGCTTAGCTGACAACAATTTTGAAGTGGCTTATTTAGTTATGGTTGGCTGTGTTTTTGGAATAATTTTAAACAGAGTATTTTTAGTTTTAAAGAATATTTATGGAAGTAAAAGTACGTTTTTAAAAGTTGTTAAGTGGCTAGTAGTATTATTTATGTCAGCAATATATGGAGTTTTAAATTTCATTGTAATTGGCATAATTATGGCAATGTACACTATTTATTCAAAAGTAATTGGAAGATATACAGCTGATGGGATGAGAAAAAAAGAATATCTGGATGGAATGAAAATGTACATAAAGACTGCCGAAGCTAATCAAATTATGAAATTTAATGATGTAGACGAGCTGGTAGCCTATTTTAAAGGGATACTACCGTATGCAGTAGCTCTTGGAGTAAAAAATGAAGCGATAAAACTTATGAAGAATACAATAAAGCTCTATAATTTTGATGAAAATACGTATTCTTACATAAATAGGGGAGTTCATTTCAATACATACGATAGTTTCATTTTGGCAAATACAGTTTCAAGAGTATACAATAATGCGTATAATAAAATAAGAGAAGAAAGATTTAGCACCTTGAGGAATGATTCTGGAAGTTCAAGTGGTTTTGGCGGCGGAGGCTTCTCAAGTGGAGGCGGTTTCTCTGGCGGAGGTTCCGGCGGGGGAGGTGGAGGAAGCTGGTAG
- a CDS encoding LemA family protein, with amino-acid sequence MNIVFVFIGILVILVLMAMGIYNKYIKLKNLNEEGWSGIGVYLQKRLDLIPNLVNTVKGYATHEKETLENVVKLRSQMMSIDTKDIDNIEKIQKLENEMTKTLRSIMMLQENYPDLKANENFLSLQSQLTQIETEIQSSRKYYNGTARDRNTFVETFPNNIFGGIFGFKKAEFFNAVEEAEKVPEVKF; translated from the coding sequence ATGAATATTGTATTTGTTTTTATAGGAATTTTGGTGATTTTGGTTCTGATGGCAATGGGGATTTACAATAAATATATCAAATTGAAGAATTTGAATGAGGAAGGTTGGAGCGGAATAGGCGTATATTTGCAAAAAAGGCTGGATTTGATACCTAATCTTGTGAATACTGTCAAAGGATATGCGACACATGAAAAGGAAACGCTGGAAAATGTGGTAAAATTGAGAAGTCAAATGATGTCGATTGATACAAAGGATATTGATAATATTGAAAAAATTCAAAAACTTGAAAATGAAATGACAAAAACATTAAGATCAATAATGATGTTACAGGAAAATTATCCAGACTTGAAGGCAAATGAAAACTTTTTGAGCCTACAATCTCAACTAACTCAAATAGAAACAGAAATTCAAAGTTCAAGAAAATATTACAACGGAACAGCAAGAGATAGAAATACTTTTGTGGAAACTTTTCCAAATAATATTTTTGGTGGAATTTTTGGATTCAAAAAGGCTGAGTTCTTTAATGCTGTGGAAGAGGCGGAAAAAGTTCCAGAAGTTAAATTTTAA
- a CDS encoding DUF2339 domain-containing protein, with protein sequence MIDKLKELENLENKYKEIGKLNSEIESIIENIKNEDGISREKKLLEDNERLAKDLKAFHEKVKIREEEIGRLKNSNAVLIEELKEAKKVRRNGEIDKFQNILAEKMNVELESGVTRRLSNYAEEMKRKVKMLERNLSCEFSDEADSLRDELKKINGKIGNFLEKSNRKTFENKVFLQEESSVFHNKIKEETTLKEGEFLFEREKKRFVFEKLIGLKGFNFLGIISIFLGVFLVFRTQFAKILANNYVKSSASYLLGMFFLFAGEKFYQKNKKHFAVGLIGGGIGILYLTTLLSTLYLKLYSMTAGLFISVILTGLVVILSLRYDSQIIGVLSLIGGYLPYGAYIWVNRSNVQIYYVLAYSLILQGIVLGVSWKKDWIYSKIFGFVTGVVNMTGLIYYLNHSIHDKITAFFYIVIFTTAYSFIFLNSHKKENRQSNIIDYIFLSLNLIIKFSLIYSLFDKTTPSWLKAVLVATVGIIYGFFGDRLKDNKVAKIFYIVALGSFILIIPLIVPEKFVVVAWGAETALLYFFYRKYKNKEMRYGTIAIYLVSLVSNLIVREEKYLLVYIQDLMIISFSFVLYFLIKQKSYKTEVRILNGIFKYLIFTYSIFFVNKVVFNIVTSFEAINYGKDALFCILVSLFVLRTVTYRVKKLQDSFSLKFLVIIEIIYLLFINMFNCVKYILGSGEWVEENLYSRYPPINFQIYLILLVFVNIYLFMVAKNDIHLCFFREKEKKPLWILGESIYFLFVANIILRIYEQSNMLFLGAGLALDIVGLLLCGYLVWKGFRVPNRNVRRIGLGIGIFFVAKSFLWDFLRFDNSYKLIAYFSMGAILIGTSYIYQTALKKLEQEVKESLRDKDFGKGEKNEENK encoded by the coding sequence ATGATTGACAAGCTAAAAGAATTAGAGAATCTTGAGAATAAGTATAAGGAAATTGGGAAATTAAATTCGGAGATAGAATCAATAATTGAAAATATAAAAAATGAGGATGGAATAAGCAGGGAAAAGAAACTTTTGGAAGATAATGAAAGGCTGGCAAAGGATTTGAAAGCATTTCATGAAAAGGTGAAAATTAGGGAAGAGGAAATTGGAAGACTTAAAAATAGTAATGCAGTGCTGATTGAAGAATTGAAGGAAGCTAAAAAGGTTAGGAGAAATGGTGAGATTGATAAGTTTCAGAATATTTTGGCTGAGAAGATGAATGTGGAATTGGAAAGTGGAGTGACTAGAAGGCTTTCTAATTATGCAGAGGAAATGAAGAGAAAAGTCAAAATGCTGGAAAGAAATCTTTCTTGTGAATTTTCAGATGAAGCTGATTCTTTAAGAGATGAACTCAAAAAAATTAATGGAAAAATTGGTAATTTTTTAGAAAAAAGTAATAGGAAAACTTTTGAAAATAAGGTATTTCTTCAAGAGGAATCTTCGGTGTTTCATAATAAGATAAAAGAAGAAACGACTTTGAAGGAAGGGGAATTTCTTTTTGAAAGAGAGAAAAAAAGATTTGTATTTGAAAAACTTATTGGTTTGAAGGGTTTTAACTTTTTAGGGATAATATCAATCTTTTTGGGAGTTTTTTTAGTATTTCGGACACAGTTTGCAAAAATTCTGGCAAATAATTATGTAAAAAGTTCGGCTTCGTATTTGCTTGGGATGTTTTTTCTTTTTGCTGGAGAAAAATTTTATCAGAAAAATAAGAAGCATTTTGCAGTTGGGCTGATTGGCGGTGGAATTGGTATTCTTTATTTGACTACGCTTCTTTCTACGTTATATCTCAAACTTTATTCAATGACAGCGGGACTTTTTATATCGGTAATACTGACAGGGCTGGTTGTGATTCTTTCATTGCGATATGATAGCCAGATAATTGGAGTATTGTCGCTGATTGGTGGATATTTGCCTTACGGAGCGTATATTTGGGTGAATAGGAGCAATGTCCAGATTTATTATGTTTTGGCATATTCTTTGATTTTGCAGGGAATTGTGCTTGGAGTTTCTTGGAAAAAGGACTGGATATACAGCAAGATTTTTGGATTTGTTACGGGTGTAGTGAATATGACTGGGCTGATTTATTACTTAAATCACAGCATTCACGACAAGATTACGGCATTTTTCTACATCGTAATCTTCACAACAGCATACAGTTTCATTTTCCTAAATTCTCACAAAAAAGAAAATCGTCAAAGCAACATAATCGACTATATATTTCTAAGTTTAAATCTGATTATAAAATTTTCATTGATTTACAGCCTATTTGACAAGACAACGCCAAGTTGGCTAAAAGCGGTATTAGTTGCAACAGTCGGAATAATTTACGGATTTTTTGGCGACAGGCTCAAGGACAACAAAGTTGCAAAAATCTTTTATATCGTTGCATTAGGAAGTTTTATCCTAATTATCCCGTTAATTGTGCCAGAAAAATTTGTTGTGGTTGCGTGGGGTGCTGAAACTGCACTATTATATTTCTTTTATAGAAAATATAAAAATAAAGAAATGCGATATGGGACAATTGCGATTTATCTAGTTTCGCTGGTAAGTAATTTGATTGTGCGGGAAGAAAAATATTTACTTGTGTATATTCAGGATTTGATGATAATATCTTTTTCATTTGTGCTTTACTTTTTGATAAAACAAAAAAGTTACAAGACAGAAGTTAGGATTTTAAATGGAATATTTAAATATCTGATTTTTACATATTCAATATTTTTTGTAAATAAAGTTGTTTTTAATATTGTCACTTCATTCGAAGCGATAAATTATGGTAAAGATGCATTATTTTGTATATTAGTTTCACTGTTTGTTTTAAGAACAGTAACGTATAGAGTAAAGAAATTACAGGATAGTTTTAGCTTGAAATTTTTAGTAATAATTGAAATAATTTATTTGTTATTTATAAATATGTTTAATTGTGTAAAATATATTCTTGGAAGCGGAGAATGGGTAGAAGAAAATTTGTATTCAAGATATCCGCCAATAAACTTTCAGATATATCTAATTTTGCTAGTTTTTGTAAATATATATTTATTTATGGTCGCAAAAAATGATATTCATTTATGCTTTTTCAGGGAAAAAGAGAAAAAACCATTGTGGATACTCGGAGAATCAATATATTTTCTTTTTGTAGCAAATATTATTTTACGAATATACGAACAGTCAAATATGCTATTTTTAGGAGCTGGATTGGCTTTGGATATAGTTGGATTGCTATTATGTGGATATTTAGTCTGGAAAGGATTTAGAGTGCCGAATAGGAATGTTAGAAGAATTGGGCTTGGAATAGGAATATTTTTTGTGGCAAAAAGTTTTTTATGGGATTTCTTACGATTTGATAATTCCTATAAGTTGATTGCTTACTTTAGTATGGGAGCTATTTTGATTGGAACTTCCTATATTTATCAGACGGCTTTGAAGAAGTTGGAGCAGGAAGTGAAAGAGAGTTTGAGGGATAAGGATTTTGGAAAAGGTGAGAAAAATGAAGAAAATAAATAA
- a CDS encoding PTS sugar transporter subunit IIA — translation MLEKILDGNIQIADSVIDWKESIKIAGKPLLKKNIITENYITAMIESIEKLGFYVILRENLAMPHARPEDGTLGTGVSLLKLNNPVYYGNSKVQLVFVLATKDADSHMETLMELMELFQDDESIEKLINSKDYDEILEIIKNIA, via the coding sequence ATGTTAGAAAAAATACTTGATGGCAACATTCAAATAGCAGATTCCGTAATTGACTGGAAAGAAAGTATCAAAATCGCAGGAAAACCTCTGCTAAAAAAAAATATAATAACAGAAAATTACATAACAGCTATGATAGAAAGCATTGAAAAACTAGGTTTTTACGTCATTTTAAGGGAAAACCTGGCAATGCCGCATGCAAGGCCTGAAGATGGTACATTGGGAACTGGAGTGAGCCTTTTAAAACTCAATAATCCGGTATATTATGGCAATTCTAAAGTACAGCTGGTATTTGTGCTGGCAACTAAAGATGCTGATAGTCATATGGAAACTCTTATGGAGTTGATGGAATTGTTTCAAGATGACGAAAGTATTGAAAAATTAATAAATTCAAAAGATTATGACGAAATATTAGAAATTATAAAAAATATTGCTTAA